In the Halictus rubicundus isolate RS-2024b chromosome 12, iyHalRubi1_principal, whole genome shotgun sequence genome, GTATTTCCCTTGTTGCTTACTAGTCAGCTACCCACGGAAGTTCTTGGACACATATGGAACTTGGCGAATCAAAAATATGCTGGCCAGCTTACGGAGCAGGAGCTGTATATTGTTCTTGCTCTTGTCGCAGCAGCACAGGCTTCTTACACTTTTAATAATCTAGATATATTACATCTACTTCCGTTTCCACCTACTCCATATTTGAATATAGAATGTTTTGTGAATCTACAGCCTGTAACGCAATTGAACTCTGCAGCTAAATTTCAAAGCCTCAACGATAGCACAGAAGTCAGCTTCATCGGCCCAGACGGGAGATATACATCGGAAGTTAAAGGAAAGACAAAATTTCATCAACACGGTGTCATATCTTCCAATTTAAATACACAAGCAATGAACAATGTACCTGGGAAAGTATCTTCTTTTGATAATAAATCTCACATGTCTTCTACCGCCGTTTGGGATACAAATAATACATTTAAAGAAACAAAGCAAGCAACGAACCGCTTTCAGTTAGATTCTAAGCATTCGTCCACCGCAGATCTATGCGATGATTTCTCCGAATTTCAAAGCGCTCCGGTTCCTAACATTCCGAGTGTACCCATTTGGGACACGAAACAAGGTTCCGCAATTGGTAGCAGGCTGGCAAATCATAATTTAGGTGTTAAGAAACCTGTAGAAAAGTCCAAGAAGAATAATATAAACGCTAAGTCTATACACAATACTGTCCATACAAAAATTCCAACTGCACCTTTAAATCTAACACCTCAGAATAAAGATCAGCCTACTCTGGAATGTTTATCGGAACTATTTCCTAAGTGTACAATAAAGAATCAATCTAAGACAGTAATTCTTAAGGATACAGTGATAAGGAATAATGATCCGCCCAAGGACCATAGTGAAAATGTTAAAGATCATGTAAGCACAGAAGTTGTAAATTTCAATAGCAACAAAGATGTCTCAACCAAGATAGAATGGTCAGAGAAGGTAACGGATTCTTTGAATATTATTTCATGTACACTTATATTGTTTACTtcattaatataaaaaatttggcAGGTTCCATCGGGGAAATCTGAGATTAATCCACAGGACCTAATGAGTCTCCAGCTTAACAATGATAAGTACAGTGCCTTGCGTGCATTGGTTCAGGAAACAAATGTGCCAGCAGAACCAGATTTGAACGCAAGCCATAGCAATCAATCGATAGATGAATTTGGAGATTTTGTATCTGCAGAACAACCCGTTAACAATGCTTCTGTTTCAAACACCGTAGACACCGAGAATTATAACGACATCTTTACAGACTTTGAGTTGAAACCTAACAGTAATACAAATGCAACAGATTTCAATATCATTCCGGAGAGCACTGAATCATTTGACAATCTTAAATTCGAGGATGCTGTAGAAGAACGTTCATTAGAAAtgggtaaataataattgtcttACTTGTATCTTTAGTTGTTCCCGATTATACACAGAaagataatgataataataataatttatttgaaggaAAAGCTCTTCAAAAGGAAGATGCCATATCAATTAATAGTATAGAATTCGTAAATGGTGCACCAAACGTGCTAACTCGATCAGGATCTGTGCCTAGTTTAGATCTTAAGTCTTTCTTATCTTCGAACGCAGAAGACGAACAAGTAGTCGAAACTACACATCAGGTGATTACATTTTTCGTCGTAATATAAAGTTTCATGGATAATAGTAAAAACTGAACAATTTCTGAACGTATGTACTTCTGCAGTCAGAATACTGGGAATGGAAGCAATACATGGAAAGTTGTGTACTGTTGTTACAAGTAGCTgcaaatatatttacaaatgtTAGCTCGGAACTCGTTTTACACGAAGTATTAAATTCAGCACAGGGATATAATTTCCTCTGCAGTAAGCATCTTATTAAAAGTACAAATATGTATATCGTAAGATGTTCACCGAAtttgtgtaatattttttgttcttTCACGACAGACTTGGCCGAAGTTGCAGCAGTTTGTAGACGTgttaatttttcttataaagaaATGGATATTAATATAATAGGATTTGATGAGTTGCTAATGGATATTGATCGGATTTGGGCAGAGATGGAACCATTTTATGCAAACATACCGGTTAGTAAGAATATCATTAAACGTATCCCTAACCGTGAAAcgtatattttattcattataacatttttttttacaaaaatcatcGACGAGCAATCTTTTCATACTTGCGCATAAAATATTCCAGATTGTTACTGAACTACCAGCTTGGCCTTTACATCAAGGAGAAGCCATTTGTTGTTCTCTTTGCTTAACAGTTATTACTAGTGGGAGGGTAGtgtataatgaaaataattatcacGTAACTTGCGCAAACTTATGGCTTAATTGCGTTAACAGCCATTTGCCGGTGATGCGGCATCCGTCTTTCTATACGCACTCGAACATGTGTCCAGGTAACAATCACATTTGATACTGATCTGCGTAAAAACAAGAACTCATATTCAGAGATTTTTAAATGTACACTCAGCAAGTTATTACACGAGAGATTTGTAGAAAATAACAGACTAACATTAGGGAAAATAATGGATTCCGTATGAACTGTATATATTCTTAAAATCTGAACATTTTCAAGATCTTACAGGCTAGTCCATTAAAGATATTATTGTACAGACAGTGAAAAGACTAGAACGATATATTAATATACACATATATGATAGTCCTTTCAAATAGGTGAAAAATCTCGAAAAACGTCTTACAACGTTATAAGCGTAGTCTCAAAAAAAGGTTGAACTCTGAAACCTGAACAAAAGTTCATATCAATCAAATCGAGTTAATATTTTCGAGAGGATCTTATTGAATTCATAGTGAATTTCGAAGGAAtgagattaaaattaaaatattctattatataatattacaataaagaTATAGTAGTGGTCTTACATTTACAAGTTCAAAATTATCGTTGACTCGTATCGCGTGGTCTATATACTATTCCTCTGCTTTTCATCTCTCTAATAACACCTGCTGGCAAACGTCCTGACACCGATATTGCATATACTCCTTTGCAAAATCTATCTGCAAACAAACAAAGAATCTTAGTTGCAAGAACAAGCTTTTGTAATCGGCAAGGGTTATTTATCGATCAAGTCATTTTAGTTTAATTATAAAACAAAACGGAAGCAACCAGTAGAAGAAATGAATAAGATTGCAAAATATACATtaatacacattaaaaataGAATCAGGTGTACGCACATGGGCATGTTCCTTAATAACTATACATATTGTCATACATATTAGtaaaaattctgtataaatgtACCATAGTATTTAACATTAAGAATCTCAAAAGCAAAGGAACTCATTCAATTATTAATATGCGTATTGCATTGTTTTGTATTAGCTACATTGTTTGTATCAAAAATATTGGCTTTGAAACTTGTACAAAATGCTGCCTTCAAATACATACACAGACTTAATGAAAATATGATTTACTATTGTTGTCATTTTGCACTGCCAATGCGGACAATTTGTGAACAAGAGAAATTCAACAATTTAAGGGCTTAAACATTATGAAATTACGAATGTCAAAATAATGTAGAACAAAAGAGATAACAGTTGATATTGATTTACTATAAGACAATGTAACTGTCATAATTTTGTAAAGGTGTACAAAAATAAAGAGTAACGATATTTCTCTTGCTTAAACGTAACTTAATATGTACGAATATTCATTTGTTGCTTACTTATTCTTTGCCACTTGCAAACCCAGCTGTCTTCTGGACTCATTGCGGCGATCATGCTGAAAGCAACGTGTGTAGAACGATAAATTTTTAAAAGTGATACAAATGAtaaaatatttgttgtaatttttatttgataacTTACCCATCGAAATTGGAGCTTGTACAGTCAAAAACATTgtctttattatttttcattcgtaAAAATTCATCACAATTATCGCAACCGTCGAATTCGAATTGATCGAACGTCTACAATGAGATCATAATATTCATATCTATGTTTAACGTATGAAAAGTACActacaaaattataaacttaCCTTAACCAAAGAGCAAACCAAACATGCTCTCAATCCTCGTAAGTCTTTAGGAACGGTCTCCATTGATACATAAAATATTCCAATgacgtatttttaaataatatatttcaaaataaacgtTTCACAGTCGAATTTACGTCTTACAATCTGGTGGTAACACAAACTCCAAGACGTTGCGAATTCAGCTGACACAACACGGAAACATGTTTACATCTGCTTAAAGTCTCGTTTTCAACATCAGTGAATTATTACATAAGGCAGAGTTCCCATTAAAGGGGTTCTCAACTTTATTCTTACCGTATTTTAATGCAAAGTatgttcaaataaaaaatcatattaattacaaaatatgaaatgaaaaatatgtttccttTTATTGAGGACTTGATTTCAGTCGTTGACATGTGCGAattctaaatattaaattaacaTACGTAACTATATATACCGGAGCCTAGGTCACATAGAAACTTCCTATGAAGTTTAGTGCTTTATTGTTGTCACTATCGCTTTTTAAGAATCCAGATGGTAACCGCGGATGCGTTAACCGCGGGAAACGTTGCATTCTGGATATAGGCATTCGTCGTTTTTGGAAGGAGTAATCCATTAGTTACTTGCTCCTTCAACCGATTACCGTTACCGGATTTTCTTTCTATTATCCAATTGACTTGCGTCTCTAACGGCCACACCATGAAGCCTGGAGGTGGTACGAAAGTTACTGGCGCCAAAACAGTTGCCTCTGAGGTTAGTAAAACgttaaatttacatttattatatttcatttaattctaTTCCTACGGAAACATAAAATCATTATTTGTAACCAACTCGTACCAAGACTTCCACATTCTAAGTAATGGTTTATTGACGTCCGTAACGTACATTATGTTAAtgcgaaaaataattttcaaatttttccgtTTAATCGAGGTTCATTCTCGAGCGTAATAATTGATTTTCGAGGCTTTTATCTAATACCTAATTTCATATTgcgtaattttaatattatgctCATTCGTTCGTTCATGTTTCATCATATTCATGGTCTATTCATTCTATTCAAATAATTGCATGTATCGGCTTTAAATTGCATCATATAGATTTGTTTTCTTAATGAAACAGGATAAGGTCAGACCGTCTTTACACGTTTTGCAGCCAACAGCCACCGACAAAGAAAATTTAGTTGGTGGTGGGAGAATGCTTAGATCTGCCTTGGCCACGAAAGAGGGTCTTAAACCGTAagtaaaattgattttgttattGCCGAGTTTAtctttattttatgaaaatttattagaCTCTCGTAAATCGTTTGGAGCAGTATAATCAGTATCTTATATCTTGTGATTGTATTGTGAAAAAGAACCTTTGCGTTTCAGTGAAATAACAGAAAAACCAAAACATGATACTACAAAACGTAAAAAAGTTACACTTAAAGATAAAGCTGTTCAAACTGCAAGAGGAGATAAGATTCTGATAGAAGTCGAAGATTTAACATCTGAAGGTACCATTAGAGATATTAATGCCCGCACAAATGTAAAGATACAGACCATCGTTTATCTCAAATTTGTTATTTGTTTATTCATAACAGCTGGACCTAGTGAAAACTATTGGGAGGTGTTAGCTGAAAGACGACGAATAGCTCTGGAGGATGCTTTAGAAGAGAATAAGGAGTTATCTGATCGTGCGGAGAAATTGGAAGAAGAGAATCGTGTATATAAAGAAATGTTGGACGAGTCCAGAGCACTTATTGAAGTTTTACAAGTATGTTCAGTGGCTGCCTATTTTTTCTTGGAGTATTAAAATAATCCTAAATGCAATATTTGTTTCAGGATATGCTTGGAGAAGACGGAAGCGGTATAAATAATTCTCTAGACGATAGTGCTCTGTAATTTAACGTTTATATAACAAGTGCCGAATTTGGTGCCTTGTGATTCGAAATATAAGTGTCTTCATATTGGAGACAAATCTAATGCTCTCGTCTCTGATACGACGTACGGCATAATAAAAAGTCTGAGTAAATGTTCATTGAACGAAAAATGAAAGAGCTATATATTATTCTAGTTACATTTAGTCATCTAAGTTCATTTGTAATCatgaacagaaaaaaaaaaaattcatttataacTTCCTACTTATTTAAAGACCATGGCCGTGACCATAAACACGTTTACCTCATCGAGTATACTACTTATAGCACTACGTACacatttacatatacatatatatatcgaatattttaattacaattaataaaCAGATTTcctaaaattgtttttttttcatattaatatCCTCCGTTTGCTTCGTTAAATTCATGTCCAACTTGTATAACTCTCTCATCAACCACCTGGGACAGTTCTTTAACTACATACTCGACCAAAGAAAAACGTTATTCAGAGCCCATTCCAGGGAATAATAGTGTCAACGAAGAGACTGCTAGTATCACGTATTTATTTCACAAATCTTTGGCATAAAACACCTTAAGTTCCATTGAAAAGATATCAACGCTAATGTCAGTTTTGGCAGCAATCGACCAGTGTTACTCGTCGACGGGTTTTGGGTCGCCGAGCCACTGCGTGTCGCAGAAAGCCTGCGTTTGCCTACTGCACCATGATCGGAAAAACATGTTTTCGTGAAAAAGTAATCAAGTTCGAAAGGCTGTCCGGAAGTTGTGCGTAAAGTATTATCTCGGGCACGCTACTGAATGCGGGATACGCAACAAGCGAACTTTCTATATTTCACTGTTCTCAGCACGGAGGGCTTCGCTTCGAGTGTGTATGTACTTTATCGGATTGTTCCCCTTCTCGCGTCGGGGGATGCgaccgtttttctttttttcttttatgaccAATTCAGCGGATGATAGAACCGTCTCGCGAGAGTCGGTGAACGTCGGGTTTGCACTGCGGAACGCTGTCGAAAAGCGTGGACGTTAGGACTTCTAATCCTCGTCCTTGAAACGGCGATAGATGGACTGCACGTAGGTGAAGACACACTTCCAGTCTGGTTTTCGCATCATCACCATGTCCTCGACATCAAGCAACGGTACGATGCCGGCGAGCTCGCTGCAACACGTTTTTAAACATCAGAAACTTTCTcgtaattagaccgcggatctttatgcagaagaCAGGAACGAAATAAAAACTCCTGTCTCTCTTTGACGATTTTAAAAACTTGTAAATGGTAGATTGATGCTTCTACGTTCTcctaatttttgtcatgaatgcataaaatccgagtCATAATGTCTAGTCATAATTCTTAGGCATCTAATTCTTTCGTGTTCTATTCAACAGACATCTTGGAGCAAACGTCTAATTTCAAGGATGGTCCGTCAAGATTGAAATTTGGGAAGAGACAAGAGTGCGTACTCGGCTTTACTAAACGCCAAATCGAAGTTCATCTTGCGGTTCTCCGGCCGTAGAGAGTTGTAGTCGAACGCTTCCGGTCTGAAGTGGTGAAGCAGAGCGCAGAATGCCAATCCGTTGTTCCAGCTTGTGGAGAAGTTGTCCAGCTGCACGTTCTGCAAACGGAAGAATAGATAGGGGTGGCATGTGGCTGGCGTTTTGAGGAACGGTGTCGCAACTACATACGGTAGCAGCTGCCGGATCAATTTTACTCGGTGACACGCAATTAACCAGCCCGTTTCTGTAAATAACCGTTTTACAACGCGGATTTACCTCGTACTCTTTGGTCTTGGAACGGCACCACGCCAGTAGCCTCTCTTTTATTTGGGCCGCGTTGTCCCTCACCGCTGGCTCGGTAAACTTGAATCGAAACTCTGTTGCCGGTGACTTTACGGGACTAAATATAGAAAGAAAAGGCACGCGTTAAACTCCTAAAAAGAACCAGCCCCCTTAGACACTGCGAATTTGTAACTGACTGCGCATATAGCAAATGCTACGCCGTTTTTGTGTATTCGATTACAACGGGAGATGCTCCTCGGACTGGGGTTTTCGTGCACTCACCAGGTCATCCCGTGAGATTCACCAattaatttctatatttttgGCAGATAAAATACTGTCGTATTTcaacattgaaaaatacagGAAATTCGCATTACTTATGGGGTGGCCTGATAAATGGAATTCGTCAGGCGTGCCAATACTTTTGTTTTTTAACGGTATATGAAACAAAAAGCTCTagaaaagattatttaaaatcTCGTGTTAATTTCTGAAAGATATGCAAATTTTTGCAACCTTATGGCAACCGTTGGCACTTAAACGTGATTAAAGAGGGCATAGAAAATGGTTTACGATATCGGGAATGGTGCGTTATAAATAAACAATGGTCGTAAACTGTTTTTAATTACCTCGGTGACGAAGCGGCGCTATTTTGCCTGTCGAGTTCACGAAACTTGGCAAACGGCGATAGCGGCTTCTTGCGGGCTGAAAAAACGAAGAGGATCGTTTGAGCGACGCGGAAAACCAATCGCGATCGGATCGTCAGCGCAAACGTTAGGGTTTTGTCATTGATCACGCAATCCGTCATCGGaccaacaaaaaagaaaaaaagattgTTAATCATCGCTACGCCTATGTTTCGTAAGAAAGAAAACCAACGTTTGTCAATAAATCGCTTCGCATGTGAGAATTATTAGAAGGATCtggcgaaaaagaaaaaagaaaataatacatctTTCGTTTCTCAACCTCGTCGCGATTCTTTGATCATGCGAACTTCTGTGTTTGCAAGTGATTTTTGCACAATTTTTCTGTTTGTCGGGTCGAGTCGCGAATAACATTCTCGACGTTGCggacaaaattaatttcgagaaaaaaaaaaggaaacaaaacaaaaacgaAGAGGATGTTGTTTACGACTCGATCCAGCACAAGTTCATCTTTCGTTCTCATTTCTGTTTCGTGAGCTGCAACGAGGCGATCACGAAATCGCTCTGTGagcaagaaaaaaaagaaaagaaaaacatacTGAGAGAAGATTAAAGAAAACACGCGGAACTTCGTTCagctgaaagaagaagaaaagaacaaAACccaaaaaaaagaagtaaaagaaagagaaagagagatagagagagagagagagagttaaaAAGGCTGGTGTGCTCGTATAGGTGGTATAATTGTTTAAACAGTCCTCCTCCGCCGCCCCGGGTGCAGCGGGTACGCGTGCGTGCGATCGCACACCCACACACAGAGAAGACGCACCGGTACCCGCCGCGCCGTGGACACCAAAATGGCGGCGCAGTTTTCTCGGGCCTCGCTGGATTTACAATCGCAATAACCGAAACACGTCAGGAGAGAGATTCCACGCCGTGGGTTCCGCGAATAAAGCGTTCGAAACTTGGCTGGCCCGTGTCCCGAATGTTTACAATCTCCAAATAAATGCACGTGCGCCGGGACCGGCGCTATTTTTGCATCGATAGAGGACGAATTATATTCTCGCCGATCGAACGGTAATTTGCGATCGCCCCGGGACTCTTCGATGGAGACGGAAGAAACAAAAACCGAGACGGAAAGAACGACGAcaggcccaattactgtgcctatattaattatttttaaagcatagcgaatgttaaaaaagagatattcaatttttctcattaaaatccgTTAATATACatgttaaatatttcttttttaatattcattatgctctaaaaatgagtataattaatatattggtacccccacagtaattaggcCCCAGACACTACGGTTATCGAAAGAGATTAATTTCGAGAACCGGAGGGAGATTTTGAATAGCTGACGAGAATTTTTGTTAATTGTCACTCTCCGCTGTACTTCGGCCCTTTAAATTTAGTGGATGATACCACAGAGTCTTTGTTTATTGAAATTGGTCGGACCAATGATCTTCGTAGCTGAAGTCGAAACATTAATAGAACAATAGCGGCTTCAGAGTGGAAAGCTATTATTGTGTGCTGACTCAATGTTTGTACACAAGTTCAAGTTTACAACGATTAATACGTACAGCGCGACGTATAAAAGTTGACCGTGAATTTTCTTTTAGCAGGAGGATTAACCCGTTGCACTGTACAGTCAGGCTCGcgcgatgaagattctgaacggaGTCCAATGAATATGTAGGGTTTTATTTGTTAtgtgcggattttatacatttacgacaaaaatgcgaaacaataaaaacatttaaagaatttaactGCCGTATTGTTTTCAACCCGATaccattattaaccctttgcactcgaagccattttaactctaaaatgaaacatttctaccgacctagaatatttcccttctatatatattttttcatgctatacatacgaaaatggtgcaatttactcgtacaatcgtacatcaaacaaatttaataatgtaaaaagtatttttaataatgatacagcaatttttagtggcgccttacagtcgccgttcgagtgctaagggttaaaattttgttctttttcttcaatgTGCAGTCATTGAAGAATACATAGGCATGCAATAGACATAAATTTCCTCCCAGAAAATTCTGAACTGCAACGAAATTCTAATCGCTGAACTCGTAAAATCgattatagtgcaaggggttaaaacaaTTTGAAAGTATCGATATCTGTCAACATTACAAAGGAACAAATCTCGATTCGGTTCCGCTAGTCTGCAGAAATTGCAAAAGGAAGTCAACGCGACCGTTCGTATCGCAGAAATGTTGACCTGTTCGTCCTTTTCGTGATGTGAATCACGATCGACACACTCTAGTCAGATCGTCTCGGGTACACCGATTTCGgatcaccctgtacaatatTCCGTCCCCACGAATAGAGCCGCGGGGGGGAGAAGGGGGTTTGGTTGGTGTGTGCGTGAGTGAGCGTGTAAGTGTCGCGTGTCGCCTCTAATAAGGTTTTCTACTTGCGCCTGTGAAGGTGCTACGTTTGTTAAACTCGTGCAGAGTCCGGATGGTGCAAGCTAACACGCTACTGCGCGGCAAAAAAGGATCA is a window encoding:
- the Geminin gene encoding geminin DNA replication inhibitor isoform X2; amino-acid sequence: MKPGGGTKVTGAKTVASEPTATDKENLVGGGRMLRSALATKEGLKPEITEKPKHDTTKRKKVTLKDKAVQTARGDKILIEVEDLTSEGTIRDINARTNVKIQTIVYLKFVICLFITAGPSENYWEVLAERRRIALEDALEENKELSDRAEKLEEENRVYKEMLDESRALIEVLQDMLGEDGSGINNSLDDSAL
- the Spt4 gene encoding transcription elongation factor subunit spt4 yields the protein METVPKDLRGLRACLVCSLVKTFDQFEFDGCDNCDEFLRMKNNKDNVFDCTSSNFDGMIAAMSPEDSWVCKWQRINRFCKGVYAISVSGRLPAGVIREMKSRGIVYRPRDTSQR
- the Geminin gene encoding geminin DNA replication inhibitor isoform X3 yields the protein MKPGGGTKVTGAKTVASEDKVRPSLHVLQPTATDKENLVGGGRMLRSALATKEGLKPEITEKPKHDTTKRKKVTLKDKAVQTARGDKILIEVEDLTSEAGPSENYWEVLAERRRIALEDALEENKELSDRAEKLEEENRVYKEMLDESRALIEVLQDMLGEDGSGINNSLDDSAL
- the LOC143360013 gene encoding uncharacterized protein LOC143360013 gives rise to the protein MNKAHMDKRLNQLPAWLWTNSTTLPPIYKRVWETVREEKVRSNGMQTELLVDTNKVFPLLLTSQLPTEVLGHIWNLANQKYAGQLTEQELYIVLALVAAAQASYTFNNLDILHLLPFPPTPYLNIECFVNLQPVTQLNSAAKFQSLNDSTEVSFIGPDGRYTSEVKGKTKFHQHGVISSNLNTQAMNNVPGKVSSFDNKSHMSSTAVWDTNNTFKETKQATNRFQLDSKHSSTADLCDDFSEFQSAPVPNIPSVPIWDTKQGSAIGSRLANHNLGVKKPVEKSKKNNINAKSIHNTVHTKIPTAPLNLTPQNKDQPTLECLSELFPKCTIKNQSKTVILKDTVIRNNDPPKDHSENVKDHVSTEVVNFNSNKDVSTKIEWSEKVPSGKSEINPQDLMSLQLNNDKYSALRALVQETNVPAEPDLNASHSNQSIDEFGDFVSAEQPVNNASVSNTVDTENYNDIFTDFELKPNSNTNATDFNIIPESTESFDNLKFEDAVEERSLEMGKALQKEDAISINSIEFVNGAPNVLTRSGSVPSLDLKSFLSSNAEDEQVVETTHQSEYWEWKQYMESCVLLLQVAANIFTNVSSELVLHEVLNSAQGYNFLCNLAEVAAVCRRVNFSYKEMDINIIGFDELLMDIDRIWAEMEPFYANIPIVTELPAWPLHQGEAICCSLCLTVITSGRVVYNENNYHVTCANLWLNCVNSHLPVMRHPSFYTHSNMCPGNNHI
- the Geminin gene encoding geminin DNA replication inhibitor isoform X1 yields the protein MKPGGGTKVTGAKTVASEDKVRPSLHVLQPTATDKENLVGGGRMLRSALATKEGLKPEITEKPKHDTTKRKKVTLKDKAVQTARGDKILIEVEDLTSEGTIRDINARTNVKIQTIVYLKFVICLFITAGPSENYWEVLAERRRIALEDALEENKELSDRAEKLEEENRVYKEMLDESRALIEVLQDMLGEDGSGINNSLDDSAL